Proteins from one Vicugna pacos chromosome 25, VicPac4, whole genome shotgun sequence genomic window:
- the ZHX2 gene encoding zinc fingers and homeoboxes protein 2, with translation MASKRKSTTPCMVRTSQVLEQDVPEEGDRAKEKRVGTPQPEMAKDTWAGEPENSSKESEVIEVKSTGEAQSKKLQGGYECKYCPYSTQNLNEFTEHVDTQHPNVILNPLYVCAECNFTTKKYDSLSDHNSKFHPGETNFKLKLIKRNNQTVLEQSIDATNHIVPITTSGPGGGDSDPGISVSKTPIMKPGKPKADAKKVPKKPEEAAPENHVEGTARLVTDAAEILSRLGSVELLQDTLGHVMPSVQLPPNINLVPKVPVPLNTTKYNSALDTNATMINSFNKFPYPTQAELSWLTAASKHPEEHIRIWFATQRLKHGISWSPEEVEEARKKMFNGTIQSVPPTITVLPAQLAPTKMSQPILQTALPCQILGQTSLVLTQVTSGPTTVSCSPITLAVAGVTNHGQKRPLVTPQAAPEPKRQHVAQVPEPPPKVANPSLTPASDRKKTKEQIAHLKASFLQSQFPDDAEVYRLIEVTGLARSEIKKWFSDHRYRCQRGIVHITSESLAKDQMAIAASRHGRTYHAYPDFAPQKFKEKTQGQVKILEDSFLKSSFPTQAELDRLRVETKLSRREIDSWFSERRKLRDSMEQAVLDSMGSGKKGQDAAAPNGALSRLDQLSGAQLASSLPSPSPAITQSQEQVHLLRSTFARTQWPTPQEYDQLAAKTGLVRTEIVRWFKENRCLLKTGTLKWMEQYQQPHMADDHGYDALSRKAAKTVIVESPKNGSEVGQQYYKDPKKFCEEGLEKLVPRVKAGGEPAKDSLLAKPLEAASDRLEGNSRDGRGCDKQEESGVVDWVEVTVGEEDASSDRSDSWSQTAADGAAEMADSDSDSVPAEAGQA, from the coding sequence ATGGCGAGCAAACGGAAATCTACAACCCCATGCATGGTCCGGACATCACAAGTACTAGAGCAGGATGTGCCCGAGGAAGGAGACAGGGCCAAAGAGAAGAGGGTCGGCACGCCCCAGCCTGAAATGGCCAAGGACACTTGGGCAGGGGAGCCGGAAAACTCTTCCAAAGAAAGTGAAGTGATAGAGGTGAAGTCCACGGGGGAAGCACAGTCCAAAAAGCTCCAAGGTGGTTACGAATGCAAATACTGCCCCTACTCCACGCAGAACCTGAACGAGTTCACGGAGCACGTCGACACGCAGCACCCCAACGTGATTCTCAACCCCCTCTACGTGTGTGCCGAATGTAACTTCACAACCAAAAAGTACGACTCCTTGTCGGACCACAACTCCAAGTTCCATCCCGGGGAGACCAACTTCAAGCTGAAGCTGATCAAGCGCAACAATCAGACCGTCTTAGAGCAGTCCATCGACGCCACCAACCACATCGTGCCCATCACCACCAGCGGCCCCGGAGGCGGGGACAGCGATCCTGGGATCTCGGTGAGTAAAACTCCCATCATGAAGCCAGGGAAACCGAAAGCTGATGCCAAGAAGGTGCCCAAGAAGCCGGAGGAGGCCGCCCCCGAGAACCACGTGGAAGGGACCGCCCGCCTGGTGACAGACGCGGCTGAGATCCTCTCAAGACTCGGGAGCGTGGAGCTCCTCCAGGACACGTTGGGACATGTCATGCCCTCTGTCCAGCTCCCACCAAATATCAACCTTGTCCCCAAGGTCCCCGTCCCGCTGAACACTACCAAATACAACTCTGCCCTGGACACCAACGCTACCATGATCAACTCTTTCAACAAATTCCCTTACCCCACCCAGGCTGAGCTGTCCTGGCTGACCGCTGCTTCCAAACACCCAGAAGAGCACATCAGAATCTGGTTTGCCACCCAGCGCCTGAAGCACGGCATCAGCTGGTCcccagaggaggtggaggaggcccGGAAGAAGATGTTTAACGGCACCATCCAGTCAGTGCCCCCGACGATCACCGTGCTGCCCGCCCAGCTGGCCCCCACAAAGATGTCACAGCCCATCCTCCAGACAGCTCTTCCGTGCCAGATCCTTGGCCAGACCAGCCTCGTGCTGACTCAGGTGACCAGCGGGCCAACAACCGTCTCTTGCTCCCCCATCACGCTCGCCGTGGCCGGAGTGACCAACCATGGCCAGAAAAGACCGTTAGTGACTCCCCAAGCTGCCCCCGAGCCCAAGCGTCAACACGTTGCTCAAGTGCCAGAGCCCCCACCCAAGGTGGCCAACCCTTCGCTGACCCCCGCCAGCGACCGCAAGAAGACGAAGGAGCAGATTGCACATCTCAAGGCGAGCTTCCTCCAGAGCCAGTTCCCTGACGACGCCGAGGTCTACCGACTCATCGAAGTGACCGGCCTCGCCAGGAGCGAGATCAAGAAGTGGTTCAGCGACCACCGGTATCGGTGTCAAAGGGGCATCGTCCACATCACCAGCGAATCCCTTGCCAAAGACCAGATGGCCATCGCGGCCTCCCGACATGGTCGCACGTACCACGCATACCCAGACTTTGCCCCCCAGAAGTTCAAAGAGAAAACACAGGGTCAGGTGAAAATCCTGGAAGACAGCTTTCTGAAAAGCTCTTTCCCGACCCAAGCAGAACTGGACAGGTTAAGGGTGGAGACCAAGCTGAGCAGGAGAGAGATTGACTCCTGGTTCTCGGAGAGGCGGAAGCTTCGGGACAGCATGGAACAGGCTGTCCTGGATTCCATGGGGTCCGGCAAGAAAGGCCAAGACGCGGCAGCCCCCAACGGTGCTCTGTCTCGGCTTGACCAGCTCTCCGGGGCCCAGTTAGCCAGTTCTCTGCCCAGCCCGTCACCAGCAATTACACAGAGTCAAGAACAGGTTCATCTCCTGAGAAGCACGTTTGCCAGAACCCAGTGGCCGACCCCCCAGGAGTATGACCAGCTCGCTGCCAAGACCGGCCTGGTCCGAACTGAAATTGTGCGTTGGTTCAAGGAGAACAGATGTTTGCTAAAAACTGGAACCTTAAAGTGGATGGAGCAGTACCAGCAGCCTCACATGGCGGATGATCACGGCTACGACGCCCTGTCGAGGAAGGCGGCCAAAACCGTCATCGTCGAGAGCCCAAAGAACGGGAGTGAGGTGGGTCAGCAGTATTACAAGGACCCCAAAAAGTTCTGCGAGGAGGGCTTGGAGAAGCTGGTACCCAGGGTAAAAGCGGGCGGTGAGCCAGCAAAAGACAGTTTGCTGGCAAAGCCCTTGGAGGCTGCCTCGGACAGGTTGGAGGGCAACAGCCGGGATGGCCGGGGCTGCGACAAGCAGGAGGAGTCAGGCGTCGTGGACTGGGTGGAGGTGACGGTCGGAGAGGAGGACGCCAGCTCAGACAGGTCGGACAGCTGGAGTCAGACCGCGGCAGACGGCGCGGCGGAAATGGCCGACTCGGACTCCGACAGCGTCCCTGCTGAGGCGGGTCAGGCCTAG